From Bacteroidales bacterium, one genomic window encodes:
- a CDS encoding oligosaccharide flippase family protein — MGSPIKKLAGETAIYGLSTILARIINFFFVPIYTRILTTDGYGAYSEIMSYIAVLQVVLVLGLETGCFKFASHSEHPERPFSTALITVITVVTFFFICMLLFANPIAGAMGYPGYGKMIIYIGGILAFDSVTAIFFARLRYLQKAFKFAIYKTIKILTELGANLMLFFWAPAYFAKHPQSLLGQLIPTTVDFSYIIFAVFVSCVVCFILFIPDMIKMRLKFNWDLWKKMMIYSLPLMVAGLPGIINESLDRILFRFFVGPQWRADLGVYQAAVKLAVIMNLFIQMFRYAAEPFFFARDKEKGSKELYARVMEYFVAFCIFIFLGVTLYMDVLGLILGKNFRGALGTVPIMLLAYMILGILFNVSMWYKLSGQTKYAVTITLLGLIVTAVVNVIFMPRFSYWASVCAHFLSCLTMLIYSAWLGSKYYPIPYKWKKICSYVGVGVVIYGVSMLVAFCLGKTGLSRTPEILVKLGINTILIVIYLAYVQHKTKLLKYKWAQI, encoded by the coding sequence ATGGGAAGTCCAATAAAAAAACTGGCAGGTGAGACCGCGATTTACGGGTTGAGTACAATACTGGCGAGGATTATAAATTTCTTCTTCGTCCCAATCTATACAAGAATTCTTACAACGGACGGCTATGGAGCATACTCTGAGATTATGTCCTATATTGCTGTGCTGCAGGTTGTTCTGGTGCTGGGGCTGGAGACGGGGTGCTTTAAATTTGCAAGTCATTCAGAGCATCCGGAGAGGCCGTTCTCAACAGCATTGATTACGGTCATAACTGTTGTGACTTTCTTCTTTATCTGTATGTTGCTCTTTGCTAATCCTATAGCGGGGGCAATGGGATATCCGGGCTACGGGAAGATGATAATCTACATTGGCGGAATCCTTGCATTTGATTCAGTCACAGCTATTTTCTTTGCAAGGCTGAGGTATTTGCAGAAAGCGTTTAAGTTTGCAATTTATAAAACCATCAAGATTTTAACTGAGCTTGGCGCCAATTTAATGTTGTTCTTCTGGGCACCGGCTTACTTTGCAAAACACCCACAATCACTTCTAGGACAGCTTATTCCAACAACGGTAGATTTTTCTTATATCATATTTGCGGTCTTTGTGAGCTGCGTTGTTTGCTTCATTTTGTTCATCCCGGATATGATAAAAATGAGATTGAAATTCAACTGGGATTTGTGGAAGAAAATGATGATTTATTCTCTGCCTCTGATGGTTGCAGGACTTCCCGGAATTATTAATGAGAGTCTGGACAGAATACTTTTCAGATTTTTTGTGGGACCTCAGTGGAGAGCTGACCTTGGAGTTTATCAGGCAGCCGTTAAGCTTGCGGTAATTATGAATTTGTTCATTCAGATGTTCAGATATGCTGCGGAACCGTTTTTCTTTGCAAGGGATAAAGAGAAGGGTTCCAAAGAGTTATATGCGAGGGTGATGGAATATTTTGTAGCATTCTGCATCTTTATTTTCCTGGGAGTTACGCTTTACATGGATGTGCTGGGATTAATTCTTGGAAAGAATTTCCGCGGTGCGCTTGGTACTGTTCCTATCATGTTGCTTGCATATATGATACTGGGAATTTTGTTCAATGTCTCAATGTGGTATAAGCTCAGCGGGCAGACAAAATATGCAGTTACCATAACATTGCTGGGACTGATTGTCACTGCTGTGGTGAATGTGATTTTCATGCCTCGCTTCTCATATTGGGCATCCGTTTGCGCTCACTTCCTGAGTTGTCTTACAATGCTGATTTACAGCGCATGGCTGGGCAGCAAGTATTATCCGATTCCTTATAAATGGAAGAAAATTTGCAGTTATGTCGGAGTAGGAGTTGTGATATACGGAGTCTCCATGTTAGTTGCCTTCTGCCTTGGCAAGACCGGACTTTCCCGCACACCTGAAATACTTGTAAAACTTGGAATCAACACAATTTTGATAGTTATATATCTTGCTTATGTTCAGCACAAAACAAAGCTGCTGAAATACAAATGGGCTCAGATATAG
- a CDS encoding patatin-like phospholipase family protein, which produces MQRDTIVRKTSNLSSSAASAGKLLHRPTVGVVLSGGGAKGLSHVGVLKALEENNIPIDYICGTSMGAIVAGLYAIGLTPDEMLYLFKTKEFESWYKGMPEQSYASYFYKPSPDPTMLSVAMERKEGKKTISGDSLRSSVGRKLSKLKLTLPTSLVSPYPMDLAVMQIFASPCKACKYNFDSLMVPFFCVASDIQKKQAYIARNGDLGSSVRASMTYPLYFKPIMIDSTLLYDGGIYNNFPWELMRDYFHPDYIIGVQCVVGNIKPEEENVTTLVSGMLMNDSDYNIPDSQGIVIKGQYPFAIMDFAKVDEISSKGYEVAQPYIAQIKERITRERTRRELDSIRLAFREKCGEVRFSKNVEITGTLNRHERSFIDRTIKEANGKDISFDQFKRGYYRIIASGAVNTFYPSFVYDKKDPLFRENDSLFTLKIRATKSAPMRLYIGGNISSSSLNQGYLGFSYSHLSANPWRAKADMNLGKFYKGGSIKWRQEVGVNPMAFYYVEAVGHQFDYYNGNQNVFTADKLPKDVQAKELFIKGGVATPVSFKRNLLAQGGVVIGRRYVSSYQKDNVASTDTPDRGSVFIISPMVTIKRSTLNFLQYPTEGADEFIRLHYIYGRESFTPGNTNTSAYEISGITHHMAALRLKAERYFSVTKAFSIGYDFDVVLSNRNKMSNFYSALMFMPAYEPIPHATTIMMGNYRANSFIGAGISPIFLFTRSLYLHTKIAYFRPYEQIVRADNGWEYTYTKKFPSGGFIANFALVWQSPIGPVSLSTAYYSKGGAYKWYPQLNIGFLIFNKKALED; this is translated from the coding sequence ATGCAAAGGGATACTATAGTGCGCAAAACTTCAAATCTTTCTTCATCTGCCGCGTCTGCCGGAAAATTATTACACAGACCAACCGTTGGCGTGGTGCTGAGCGGAGGAGGGGCAAAAGGCCTTTCTCATGTTGGAGTGCTTAAGGCGTTGGAGGAGAATAATATCCCGATAGATTACATTTGCGGAACCTCAATGGGGGCTATAGTTGCGGGACTTTATGCTATTGGCCTTACCCCGGATGAAATGCTGTATCTATTTAAGACTAAAGAGTTTGAGAGCTGGTACAAAGGAATGCCGGAGCAATCTTATGCCAGTTATTTTTATAAGCCTTCTCCAGATCCCACAATGCTTTCCGTTGCAATGGAGAGGAAGGAGGGCAAAAAAACAATTTCCGGGGATAGCTTAAGAAGTTCTGTCGGGAGAAAACTAAGCAAGCTTAAGCTTACGCTGCCAACCAGCCTTGTTTCTCCTTACCCAATGGATTTGGCTGTCATGCAGATATTTGCAAGTCCGTGCAAAGCATGCAAATATAATTTTGATTCTTTGATGGTGCCGTTTTTCTGCGTGGCTTCTGATATTCAAAAGAAGCAGGCATATATTGCAAGGAACGGAGACCTTGGTTCATCTGTCAGAGCATCAATGACTTATCCTCTTTACTTTAAGCCTATAATGATTGACTCCACGCTTCTTTATGACGGAGGCATTTATAATAATTTCCCATGGGAGCTGATGAGAGATTATTTTCATCCAGATTATATCATTGGAGTTCAGTGCGTTGTGGGTAACATAAAACCTGAGGAGGAGAATGTTACCACTCTTGTGAGCGGGATGTTGATGAATGATAGTGATTATAATATTCCCGATAGTCAGGGAATTGTAATTAAAGGGCAGTATCCTTTTGCCATTATGGATTTTGCAAAAGTTGATGAGATTTCTTCTAAAGGTTATGAGGTGGCGCAGCCGTATATTGCGCAGATAAAAGAGCGTATCACAAGGGAGAGAACCCGTCGGGAACTTGACTCTATCCGTCTGGCATTCAGAGAGAAATGTGGCGAGGTTAGGTTTAGCAAGAATGTGGAAATTACAGGAACTTTAAACCGTCATGAGAGAAGTTTTATAGACCGTACGATAAAAGAGGCTAATGGGAAAGATATTAGCTTTGACCAGTTTAAGAGGGGCTATTATAGAATTATTGCAAGCGGCGCCGTGAATACTTTTTATCCCTCTTTTGTTTATGATAAGAAGGACCCGTTGTTTAGAGAGAACGATTCTCTGTTTACTCTAAAAATTAGGGCGACAAAAAGTGCTCCGATGCGCTTATATATAGGAGGGAACATCTCATCATCCTCTCTAAATCAGGGATATCTGGGCTTTTCATATTCTCATCTTTCTGCAAATCCATGGAGGGCAAAAGCGGATATGAATCTTGGAAAATTTTACAAAGGCGGTTCTATTAAATGGAGGCAGGAAGTTGGAGTAAACCCAATGGCTTTTTATTATGTGGAGGCAGTTGGACATCAGTTTGATTATTACAACGGAAATCAAAATGTATTTACCGCGGATAAACTTCCTAAAGATGTGCAGGCCAAGGAGTTATTTATTAAAGGCGGAGTTGCTACTCCGGTCTCTTTTAAGAGAAATCTTTTGGCTCAGGGGGGAGTTGTAATAGGAAGAAGATATGTGAGCTCTTATCAGAAAGATAATGTGGCTTCCACTGATACTCCCGACAGGGGCAGCGTGTTTATTATCTCTCCAATGGTTACAATCAAGAGAAGCACTTTGAATTTTTTGCAGTATCCTACGGAAGGGGCCGACGAATTCATAAGGTTGCATTATATATATGGACGTGAGTCTTTTACACCCGGAAACACCAATACTTCTGCTTATGAAATATCCGGAATTACCCATCACATGGCGGCTTTGAGGTTAAAGGCGGAGAGATATTTTTCCGTTACAAAAGCATTTTCAATTGGGTATGATTTTGATGTTGTGTTGAGCAATCGCAACAAGATGAGCAATTTCTACAGCGCTCTTATGTTCATGCCTGCTTATGAGCCAATCCCTCATGCCACTACAATTATGATGGGAAATTACAGAGCAAATAGTTTTATCGGCGCGGGAATATCTCCTATCTTCTTGTTTACAAGGTCTTTATATTTGCATACAAAAATTGCCTACTTCAGGCCTTATGAACAAATTGTAAGGGCTGACAACGGGTGGGAATATACATACACAAAGAAATTTCCAAGCGGAGGATTCATTGCTAACTTTGCACTTGTTTGGCAGTCTCCTATCGGACCGGTTTCATTGTCCACTGCATATTACAGCAAAGGAGGGGCATATAAATGGTACCCGCAGCTGAACATTGGTTTTTTGATATTTAACAAGAAGGCCCTTGAAGATTAA
- a CDS encoding peptidylprolyl isomerase translates to MKKIIGIMLIGAALVAGCKGKKTTEMTQAQKDSAALAAQKAAQPDTLAFDPATLPEEPEFDIVTTMGTIRVKLYKDTPLHRANFEKLTSRRYYDNILFHRVISNFMIQTGDPATKDPNSDKSTWGQGGPGYTIPAEILPNHKHKKGALAAARKGDTANPNRESSGSQFYIVQNAQQCAQLDGQYTVFGETVSGLDVIDKIAAAATGDKDCPLQPIKILSILPVKTK, encoded by the coding sequence ATGAAAAAAATAATTGGCATCATGCTAATCGGCGCAGCTCTTGTCGCGGGCTGCAAAGGCAAAAAAACTACAGAAATGACACAGGCACAAAAAGACTCTGCCGCACTTGCTGCACAGAAAGCTGCACAGCCGGACACGCTGGCATTTGACCCGGCAACACTTCCGGAAGAGCCGGAATTTGATATTGTAACAACAATGGGAACAATAAGAGTGAAACTTTATAAAGACACACCTCTGCATAGAGCCAACTTTGAGAAACTTACTTCACGGAGATATTATGACAACATTCTGTTCCACAGGGTAATAAGCAACTTCATGATTCAAACCGGAGACCCCGCAACAAAAGACCCCAACTCAGACAAATCAACTTGGGGACAAGGTGGTCCGGGCTATACAATACCTGCGGAAATCCTTCCAAATCACAAACATAAGAAGGGCGCCCTTGCTGCCGCAAGAAAGGGAGATACTGCAAATCCTAACAGAGAGTCCTCAGGTTCACAATTTTACATTGTTCAGAATGCTCAGCAATGCGCACAGCTAGATGGTCAATACACCGTATTTGGAGAGACTGTCAGCGGACTAGATGTAATAGATAAAATTGCTGCTGCTGCCACCGGTGACAAAGATTGCCCGCTTCAGCCAATAAAGATTTTGAGCATACTTCCTGTTAAAACAAAATGA
- a CDS encoding peptidylprolyl isomerase, which yields MKKIIGIIAICALVITTCFGNAQAREKTKKEPVFDIVTTMGTIRVKLYNDTPLHRDNFVKLVKRHFFDNILFHRVINGFMIQAGDPQTKNHDSDSTMWGNNDAGYTLPAEFRPNHTHIKGALAAAREGDKENPMKESSSSQFYIVQNPEHCKHLNGSYTVFGETLSGLDVVDKIAAVPTNKADCPITPVRIIKIRRVRGK from the coding sequence ATGAAAAAGATAATTGGCATAATAGCAATTTGCGCGCTTGTTATAACCACATGCTTTGGCAACGCACAAGCGCGGGAAAAAACTAAAAAAGAGCCGGTCTTTGACATTGTCACAACAATGGGGACAATTAGGGTAAAGCTTTACAATGATACGCCTCTTCACAGAGACAATTTTGTAAAGCTTGTCAAAAGGCACTTTTTTGACAACATCCTGTTCCACAGGGTAATAAACGGATTTATGATTCAGGCTGGAGACCCTCAAACTAAGAATCACGATAGTGATTCAACAATGTGGGGCAATAATGACGCCGGTTACACGTTGCCTGCAGAGTTCCGTCCAAACCACACCCATATAAAAGGTGCTTTGGCTGCTGCAAGAGAGGGCGATAAAGAAAATCCTATGAAGGAATCCTCTAGCTCTCAGTTCTATATTGTCCAAAATCCGGAACATTGCAAACACTTGAATGGTTCCTACACCGTTTTTGGAGAGACTTTAAGTGGCCTGGATGTTGTAGATAAGATAGCGGCGGTCCCTACAAATAAGGCAGATTGCCCTATCACGCCGGTTAGAATAATAAAAATACGCCGAGTAAGAGGAAAATAG
- a CDS encoding 30S ribosomal protein S16, translating to MSVKIRLSRHGKKGFAFFHILVTDSRAPRDSRFIELLGSYNPNSNPATIVLDSERALYWLNQGAQPSTTCRRILSYKGVLLKKHLQEGVAKKALTQEQADAKFNAWVSEKDAKVAKKVESIKTNNESAKKNAAAAENKVNVARAEVLAKKKAEAEAAKAKAEAEKAEAEKKAAEDAKAAAEKSAEAAPKAEEPKAEAPKAEAPKAEEKK from the coding sequence ATGTCTGTAAAAATTCGTTTATCACGTCATGGTAAAAAGGGATTTGCCTTTTTCCATATTTTAGTGACCGATTCTAGGGCTCCACGTGATAGTCGCTTTATTGAATTACTAGGTTCTTACAACCCTAATTCCAATCCTGCAACTATTGTCTTGGACAGCGAGAGAGCTCTTTATTGGTTAAATCAGGGTGCGCAGCCTAGCACAACTTGCAGAAGGATATTGTCTTACAAAGGCGTCCTTTTGAAGAAACATCTACAGGAAGGCGTTGCAAAGAAGGCTCTTACTCAGGAGCAAGCCGATGCTAAATTTAACGCATGGGTATCTGAGAAGGATGCTAAAGTTGCAAAGAAAGTTGAGTCTATAAAGACCAACAATGAGAGTGCAAAGAAGAATGCCGCAGCAGCAGAGAACAAAGTAAATGTTGCACGTGCAGAGGTACTTGCAAAGAAGAAAGCAGAGGCTGAAGCTGCAAAAGCAAAGGCAGAGGCTGAAAAGGCCGAGGCTGAGAAGAAAGCAGCTGAAGATGCTAAGGCAGCAGCAGAGAAATCTGCAGAAGCCGCTCCTAAGGCAGAAGAGCCAAAGGCAGAGGCCCCAAAAGCTGAAGCGCCTAAAGCAGAGGAAAAGAAGTAA
- the def gene encoding peptide deformylase → MILPIYVYGSKVLREVAKPIDLKMEGLQQFLQDMYETMKKADGVGLAAPQVGKSWRIVVVDGSDMTEDFPELKDFKRYLINPEILEESSDTVEYSEGCLSVPDIHCDVTRPASIKVKYTNENLKEVTETFTGFGCRMVQHELDHLDGHMFIDHVTPIRKKLIAGKLHNIQIGKFSPRYKVKGNF, encoded by the coding sequence ATGATATTACCTATATATGTATATGGCTCAAAGGTTTTGAGAGAAGTGGCAAAACCAATTGATTTAAAAATGGAAGGTCTTCAGCAGTTTCTGCAGGATATGTATGAGACAATGAAAAAGGCTGACGGTGTGGGGCTTGCAGCACCTCAGGTTGGAAAATCCTGGAGAATTGTGGTTGTTGACGGTTCAGATATGACGGAAGATTTTCCTGAGCTGAAAGATTTTAAGAGATACCTTATTAACCCGGAGATTTTGGAGGAGAGTTCAGATACTGTTGAATATTCAGAGGGCTGCCTAAGCGTTCCGGACATTCATTGTGATGTTACCCGTCCGGCCTCAATTAAAGTCAAGTATACAAATGAAAATCTCAAAGAGGTAACGGAAACTTTTACCGGTTTTGGCTGCCGCATGGTGCAGCATGAACTGGATCATCTAGATGGTCACATGTTCATAGACCATGTTACTCCAATCCGCAAGAAGCTCATTGCCGGCAAATTGCACAATATTCAGATTGGCAAATTCTCTCCGCGCTATAAAGTCAAAGGAAATTTTTAG
- the ruvX gene encoding Holliday junction resolvase RuvX, with protein MDRIIGIDYGKKRVGVAVTDPLCIFASPLETVASAKLIEYLKNYAQKEKVCRFVVGYPKNLNNKPAECAQYVDAFLKNLSRVFPEIPISLEDERFTTTLAQQAMIAGGVKKSDRREKGAADKISAAIILQSYIDANKHAAGKK; from the coding sequence ATGGATAGGATAATTGGCATAGACTATGGCAAAAAGAGGGTTGGCGTTGCAGTCACAGACCCGCTGTGTATTTTTGCGTCTCCTCTGGAAACCGTAGCTTCTGCAAAGTTAATTGAATATCTCAAAAATTATGCACAAAAAGAGAAAGTGTGCAGATTTGTCGTTGGATATCCTAAGAACTTGAATAACAAGCCTGCAGAGTGTGCGCAATATGTGGATGCCTTTTTAAAAAATCTCAGCCGGGTTTTTCCTGAAATACCTATTTCACTTGAGGATGAGAGATTTACAACAACACTCGCTCAGCAGGCAATGATAGCCGGAGGAGTGAAAAAAAGCGACCGCAGAGAGAAGGGCGCGGCTGATAAAATAAGTGCGGCAATTATTTTGCAGAGTTACATAGATGCTAATAAGCATGCTGCCGGCAAAAAATAA
- a CDS encoding 1-deoxy-D-xylulose-5-phosphate reductoisomerase yields MTLKRHIAILGSTGSIGTQALDVIDRHPDRFEVELLTANNNSKLLIEQAKKFKPNSVVICNKNLYEEVHKELDPLDIKVFAGIDSAGELAGGSNVDIVLAAMVGFSGLAPTMAAMKKGKVIALANKETLVAAGSIISKLSGECNSPIIPVDSEHSAIFQCLQGEKTQVEKLLLTASGGPFRELKQEDFKNITKEQALNHPNWHMGAKVTIDSATMMNKGLEMMEASWLFNMPAEKIEIVVHPQSIIHSMVQFCDGSIKAQIGAPDMRVPIQYALSYPERISLNTRRISFAELKQLTFAAPDLTKFPCISLAYSAYKKGGNMPCAMNGANEIAVNAFLNEKIKFIDIPKIIEGTMEKCTFVPAPEIEDIYATDTEAKKIAGELCGEKLKA; encoded by the coding sequence ATGACATTAAAAAGACATATCGCTATACTAGGCTCCACGGGTTCTATTGGTACTCAGGCACTTGATGTTATTGACCGTCATCCCGACAGATTTGAAGTTGAGCTGCTTACGGCAAACAATAACAGCAAATTGCTGATTGAACAAGCCAAAAAATTCAAGCCTAATTCAGTTGTAATCTGCAATAAGAATCTCTATGAGGAAGTTCATAAAGAGCTAGATCCTCTTGACATTAAAGTATTTGCAGGTATTGATTCTGCGGGGGAGCTGGCAGGCGGGAGCAACGTGGACATTGTGCTTGCGGCAATGGTCGGCTTCAGCGGACTTGCCCCTACAATGGCGGCAATGAAGAAGGGAAAGGTAATCGCCCTAGCCAATAAAGAGACTTTGGTTGCAGCCGGCTCAATAATAAGCAAGCTGTCGGGAGAATGCAATAGCCCCATAATACCTGTAGACTCAGAGCATTCCGCAATTTTCCAATGCCTGCAGGGAGAGAAAACTCAAGTGGAAAAACTTTTGCTGACTGCAAGCGGAGGACCATTCAGGGAGTTGAAACAAGAAGATTTTAAGAATATTACAAAGGAGCAGGCGCTTAATCATCCAAACTGGCACATGGGGGCTAAAGTCACAATTGACTCAGCTACAATGATGAACAAAGGTTTGGAAATGATGGAGGCCTCCTGGCTGTTTAATATGCCGGCGGAAAAGATTGAGATTGTAGTGCATCCGCAATCCATAATCCACTCAATGGTACAGTTTTGCGACGGCAGCATAAAAGCGCAAATTGGCGCTCCCGACATGAGAGTGCCAATCCAATATGCGCTTTCTTATCCGGAAAGAATTTCACTTAACACGCGGAGAATCAGCTTTGCAGAGCTAAAGCAGCTTACATTTGCCGCACCAGACCTGACAAAATTCCCGTGTATCTCCTTGGCTTACAGCGCATACAAAAAAGGAGGCAATATGCCGTGCGCAATGAACGGAGCAAATGAAATTGCCGTTAATGCATTCCTTAATGAAAAAATTAAATTTATAGATATTCCAAAAATCATAGAGGGAACAATGGAAAAGTGTACATTTGTCCCCGCTCCTGAAATAGAGGATATTTACGCAACGGACACGGAGGCAAAAAAGATTGCCGGAGAGTTGTGCGGAGAAAAGCTAAAAGCGTGA